The Flexivirga aerilata sequence TGATCCACGAGGCGACCATCAGCAGCAGGATGCGCAGCACCAGGGCCAGGCTCAGTCCGACGAAGCGGGCCTTGGGCCGCTGGTGCTCCGGCAGCCGGCCGGTGAGGATCGAGATGAAGACGACGTTGTCGATGCCGAGCACCAGCTCGAGAGCGAAAAGGGTCAGGAACGCGACCCACAGGTCTGGGCTTGAGAAGAAGTCCATAGTTATCGCCCCTAACGTCGGAGGTATGGCGGCAGTTCCGCGCGACGGCGCGGTCAGCGCCACCTGCGCGGCCGGGTAGACTAGCCCAAAGTCCACCGGCGTCGACGGTGGAGCGCCCCGCCATACTCCAAGGAGCTGTTGCCCCGTGAGCCTCAACGTCGAGATCGTCGCCCCCGACCGCAAGGTCTGGAGCGGTGAGGCCAAGCAGCTGTCCGCGCGCACCGTCGAGGGCGAGATCGGCATCCTGCCGGGTCACTCGCCGATGCTCGCCGTGCTCGGCAACGGTGAGGTGCACATCGACCCGATCGACGGCAAGCGCAGCACGATCACCATCGACGGCGGCTTCATCTCGGTCGACAAGGACCAGGTGCGTCTCGTCGCCGAGCGCGTCGACGCCACGGCTCTGACCGCCTGAGCACCGGATGGCCGCGACGATCGACTGGATTGGGGTCGGTCTCGCGTGCCTGGTGTTGCTCGTCGTGCTGGTGCTCGCCGGCATGGTGCTGCGCCGGCGTCTGATCGCCCGGGGCGAACCCATGGCGCTCGTCGCGCTCGCTCGCGGCGAGGACGGCTGGAAGCTCGGCATGACCCGGCTCACCACCCACGACGTCCAGTGGTTCGCGCTCGTCGGCCTCGGGCTGCGGCCGCGATGGGTGTGGGTCCGCGGCGACCTCGACCTCGGCTCACCGGAGCCGGTCGCCGGCAACCGCCCGATCGCGATCGTCGACCCGGTGCAGGTGGACTGTCAGGCGGGCGGGCGGAGCTTCCGCATCGCCGTCGCGCGCGGTGACTACACGGCCCTGCGCTCCTGGTCGGAGTCGGCGCCGCCCGGCCGGGGCGTCAACGTCGCCTGATCCCGGCGACTGCTGCTCCCACTCTCACCCCACCTTCACTCCCACTCCCGCCTCCACTCACAGTCCCGCCTCCGCTCCGGCAGCCGCTCCCACTCCCGCGACTGACGGCTCCCTCGCCGAGTGACGGCCCGATCGCGCCGTCACTCGACCGGTGACGCGTCAGTCGCCGGTGGGGTGCCATCGCGTGCATAGCCCGCGACGGTTGCGACTTGTGCACGGCCCACACACTCCGAGCTGGTTTCGCGTGCGCAGCTCGCGACGGTTGCGACTTGTGCACGGCCCGGGCGGGTTTGGCGTGCGCAGCTCGCGATCGTTGCGACTTGTGCACGGCCCGGGCGGGTTTGGCGTGCGCAGCTCGCGATCGTTGCGACTTCTGCACGCGCCGCGACTGACGGCTCCCTCGCCGAGCGACGGCCCGATCGCGCCGTCACTCGACCGCTGACGCGTCAGTCGCCGGTGGGAGACTCGTGGGCGTCCGGCCCGGACTCGCGGCCGCCGCCCGGCTGCCACAGCACGTCGCCGCCGCGCGGGAGGTTCGCGACCCGGGCGGCGAGGAAGAGCAGATCCGAGAGCCGGTTCAGATAGGTCGCGGTGAGCGGGTTGACGCCGCCCTGGCCACGCTCGCTGCCGGCGGGAGCGGGTGCGTCGCCATACGTCTCGACCGCGGCCCAGGCGGCTCGCTCGGCGCGGCGGGCGACCGTGCGCGCCACGTGCAGCTGCGCGGCTCCGATCGTGCCGCCGGGCAGGATGAACGACCGGAGGGTCTCCACCTCGTCGCCGAGCCGGTCGCAGTCGGCCTCCAGATCATCGATCCACGGCTGTTTGACCCGCAGCGGCGGGTGTTCCGGATCCTCCACGAGAGGCGTGCACAGGTCGGCGCCGACGTCGAACAGTTCGTTCTGCACGCGGGTGAGCGTGGCCGCCAGGTCGTCGCGCAGGTCGCCGCTCGCGATCGCGACGCCGATCGTGCTGTTCGCCTCGTCGGTGTCGGCGTAGGCGACCAGCCGCGGGTCGTTCTTGCTGGTCCGGCTGAAGTCGCCGAGCGCGGTCGTGCCGGCGTCTCCGGTGCGGGTGTAGATGCGGCTCAGGATCACCATGCGGGCCATCCTCGCAGCCGCCGCACTACCGCCGGGCGACTGCCCTCCGTGCCGCATTCGTGCGCCGGTTTACCGAACTGTGACCTCAGCGTGCCCAACGAGGCGGCATCCTCGTGCGTCAATACATGCGAACGAGGAGACCGCTCACAACAGGAAAGGTGGCAAGACGATGGCTCGGTCGGGGGATCGCGAACCAAACTCGACCACCATTGAAGTGCTCCGGCCCGGCAACGAACTCGCGGTGCACGGCGCGCTCGACGTGCATTCCGTGGCGGACGTGCGCAATGCGCTCAGCCGGGCCATCGACGACGGCGCCGGGGATCTGGTGCTGCATCTCGGCGGTGCCGAGATCGGCGACGCCACCGGCCTCGGCGTGATCGTCGGTGCGCACCACCGCGCGATGCGGGCCGGCCGCAAGCTGGTGCTGGCCGACGGCTCGGCGCGTCTGGAGCGACTGATGCGGGCGACGAAGCTGAGCCGGGTCATCCCGCTCGGCCGCACGTCGCTCTCGACGCCGGCGACGCTTCCCGCCTGACGGACGTGGCCGACCTGACCGCCTGCCTGATCACCGCCGGTCAGGACACCGCGGTCGCCGCCGCGCGACGCGGGTCACCGGCGGCCGCGAGGTCGCCCTGCGCGGTGCGGTATGCCGCGCCGACCCCGCCGAAGTACATGGCGAGCGGCGGATGCTCGACGTCGCGGTAGCCCAGCTCCCGGATCGCCGCGGTGATCGCGGCGTCCGGCTCGTGGTCGACCTGCACGTCGTCGCCCTTGCGCTGCACGTGCAGGCGGGGTGCGTCGATCGCCGCCTGCAGGTCGGCCCCGGTGAGGCAGTAGCGCGCGATCACCTGGGAGAGCGCGGTCGTGATGCGGTCGGCGCCCGGGCTGCCGATCGCCAGCGTCACTCCTGCGCTGCTCCGCGCCGTGGTCGGTGCCATGTTGGAGGCGAGGCGGGTGCCCGGCGGGAGCGCGTGCAACCCGAGGCGGTTGAGCTCGGGCTCGCCGAGGCAGTTGTTGAGCACCAGGCCCGTGCCGGGCACGGTCACTCCCGAGGAGTAGCCCGCCGAGGTCGTGATCGCGCAGGCCGTGCCGTCGCCGTCGACGACCGACACGTGTGCGGTGTCGGTGCTGGTCGGCAGCGACTCCAGGCCGGTCGTCTCCAGCGCGAGCAGCAGCTCGTTGCCAGCGATCCGCAGGTCGTGTGCGAGGTCGAGGTGGGCGGCCCGATAACTGAGCACCTGTCGCTGGATCTCGATCAGCGTCTTGGGGTCGTGGCCGCGCTCGCTGATCAGGCGCAGCATCGCGGTGAGCACCGGACCGCCGATCGACGGCGGCGGGTTGAGCGCGACGTCCCAGTCGCCGACCGTCGCGCGGCTCGCGGGTCGGCACACCGCTTCGTATGCCGAGAGGTCCGCACGGCCGATCAGCCCGCCCTCGGCGCTCACGTGATCGGCGATCGTCCGCCCGAGGTCACCGGTGTAGAGCGCCGAAACACCCTCCGCGGCAACGATTTCCATTGACCTCGCGAGGTCGTCGTTCGTCAGCAGCGTGCCCGGCCCCACCGGCCGGCCACCGTCGAAGTGCTGAGCGCGGGTGACCGGGTCGAAGCCGTAGAGCTCGGCGCCGACCAGCTGCAGATAGCTGCCGGCTGCCTGGCCGACCCGGAAGCCGCGGCGCGCGGCGTCGATCGCCGGGGCGAGGATGTCCGCCCAGCTCGCTTTGCCGAAGCGTGTGCGGGCGAGCTCGTAGGCGGCGAAAGACCCTGGTGTTGCTGCGGATCCGGCGCCGGCGAAGACCGTGATGCCGCCGCCGTAGTCCAGGTCGATCTGCCGCAGCCCTTGACCGAAGCGGTCCGGGGTCGCGTCTCGACCGGGCATCTCGCAGTTGCCGTCCACGACCTCCGGGGCTCCGCCCGCCGGCCAGACGTTGACGAAGGCACCGCCCAGGGCGCTCACGATCCCGGGCTCGGTGACATAGGTGACCGCCTGGGCCGCGATCGCGGCGTCGACCGCGGTGCCGCCGAGCGCGACGACGTCGAGGCCGGCCTGCGCGGCGAGGGCGTTGGGTGCGGCGATCGCGGCTCTCGTCATACGGGGTCCTAGAAGAGGCGCGCTTCGGCGTCGTCCATGCCCTTGAGAGCCTCGTAATCCAGTGTGACGCAACGGATCCCGCGATCCTCGGCGAGCACGCGTGCCTGCGGTTTGATCAGCTGCGCGGCGAAGACGCCGGTCACCGGGGCCAGGTGCGGGTCGCGGTTGAGCAGCTCGAGGTAGCGGGTCAGCTGCTCCACGCCGTCGATGTCGCCGCGCCGCTTGATCTCGACGGCGACCGTGGCGCCGGAGGAGTCACGGCACATGATGTCGACCGGCCCGATCGCGGTCATGTATTCACGACGGATCATGCTGTAGCCGTCGCCGAGGGTGTGGATGTGCTCGGCGAGCAGCGCCTGCAACTGCGCCTCGACGCCGTCCTTGACCAGACCGGGATCGACCCCGAGGTCGTGACTGGAGTCGTGCTGGATCTCGTGGATGCGCACGTGCAGCCGGTCCTCGGACTTCGCGTGCTGCACCGACCAGACCGCGACCACGCCCTCCTCGCGCTCGTCGTCCGTCGGGTCGAGCTGCGCCATCGAGCACGGCGGCGACATCCAGTTGAGCGGCTTGTAGGACCCGCCGTCACTGTGGATCAGCACCGAACCGTCGGCCTTGACCATCAGCAGCCGGGTGGCGAGCGGCAGGTGGGCGGTCAGACGGCCGACGTAGTCGACGCTGCACCGGGCAATCACAACGCGCACGGAGAGCCACCCTAATGCCCGCGCGCCGGCTACGGCGCCGCGGCGACCACCGTGGCGCAGCCGTCGATGCCCCGGCTGTCAGACTGGCCGCATGGTTTCTGACATCTCCACCGTCGGTGTGATCGGGCTGGGCACCATGGGTGCCGGCATCGTCGAGGTCTTCGCCAAGGCCGGCAAGCGCGTCTACGCGGTTGACAACACCCCCGAACTCGCCGAGCGCGGAAAGGGATTCGTCACAAAGTCGCTCGACCGTGCGGTTGCCAAGGGCAAGCTGGAGCAGTCGGCTCGGGACGAGACGCTCGGCCGGATCACCTTCACCTCCGACCTGCAGGACCTCGCCGACGCCGACCTGGTGATCGAGGCCGTGCCGGAGCGGATGGAGATCAAGAACGCCATCTTCGGCACGCTCGACGGCATCGTGCGGCCGGATGCGATCCTCGCCTCCAACACCTCCAGCCTGTCGCTGACCGCGATCGCGGCGGCGACCGAGCACCCGGAGCGCGTCGTCGGCATGCACTTCTTCAACCCGGCCCCGGTGCTCGCGCTGGTCGAGGTGATCCGCACGGTGCTGGTCGACCCGGCCGTGGTCGACCAGGTGCGCGAGCTCGCCATACAGCTCGGCAAGAAGCCGGTCGTGGTCGGTGACCGAGCGGGCTTCGTGGCCAACGCGCTGCTCATCCCCTACCTCGCCCGCGCGATCCGTCTCTATGAGACCGGCAAGGTCAGCCGGGAGGACCTCGACAACGCCGCCCGCGTCGGCATCGGCCTGCCGATGGGCCCGTTGACGCTGAGCGACCTCGTCGGGCTCGACGTGGTCAAGGAGGTCTGCGACGTCATGTATGACGCGACGAAGCGCCCGAGTGACGCGCCTCCTGCGCTGTTGCAGCAGCTCGTCCTCGCCGGCCGGCTCGGTCGCAAGACCGGCCAGGGTTTCTACGACTACGGCGAGCAGGCCGCCGAGGAGCAGGCGCCGCAGGCATCGCCCTTCACCAAGGCGGCGGTCGTCGGAACCGGTGAGGTGGCAACGGCTTTCGCGGACGCGCTCCGCAAGGCGGGGGCCGAGGTCACCGTCGTCGACGACCCCGAGGCCGATGTCGAAGGACTGAAGGGGATGCCGCTGGTGTTGCTCACCGGTGGCGACGAAGCCGACTGCGACGAGTGCAACGCCGGCGCCTGCCTGGTGGCCGACGACGACGCCGACGCGAGCGACTGCGCCTGCTGCGGGGGAGCGGCGCCGGGCAACTGGTTCCCGGAGGTCGCCGAGGTGCTCGACGCGAGCACCGTCGTGCTCGCCGTCGACGAAGCCAGCGAGCTCGCCCTCGAGGGCGGCCTCGAGGAGGGCGTGACCGTGCTGCCGGTGCGGCTGCACCAGGAGACCAAGGGTGGCCAGGTGGCCGAGATCGGCGTGCCGCTCGACGCCACCGCCGACCAGGTGACGCAGGTGCGGGCGACCTTCGAGGCGGCCGGTCTGGTGCCCGTCGTCGGCCCGGCCAGGCCCGGCCTGGTCGTCGACGCGTTGCTCTTCCAGCACCTCAACGACGCCGTGGCGATGGTCGATGCCGGCTACGCCACCCCGCAGGACGTCGACACCGCAATGACCGCCGGATGCGGTTATCCGACAGGGCTTTTCGCCATCCTCGACCAACTCGGTGCGGTGCCGGTCGCGGAAGGCCTTGCCGAGCAGAGTGCGATCGAGCCGGTCGCCGCGCCGGACCCGCTGCTGCTGGAGCACGCGGCCGCCGGGCGTCCCTTCCTGGCCTGAGAGCGCCGCACCGTGCCGCGCCGAAACCGCCCTGACCGCGCGCGAGGCGGCCGCGGTCGTCCGTCGCCCGCGAAGGGGCCGGACGTGTCGCGGCTGCTCGACGCCGGGGTGCGCACCGAGAGCTATCTCGGGCGGTCGTGGCGGGTGCGTGAGGTGCGCGGCAACAGCAGTGGACGCCACTACGTGTGCCCCGGATGTCAGCAGTCGCTGTCCTCCGCGGTGGCACACGTCGTGGTGTGGCCGGATGACGGGTTGGGCGACGTCTCCGACCGACGACATTGGCACACCGCCTGCTGGGCGGCACGGGACCGACGCCCGCCCCGTGGCTCCTGGAGATGAGTGAAGGACCGACCGATGGATGAGCTCGTCGAAATCCGAGCGAACACACTGCTTTCCGCCGACCGTCGTGAGATCGACCTGGAGACCGCGGACGGGCTCGGCCTCGTCGGCGAGCTCGCCGTGCCGGCCGACCGGCCGCCCCGCGCGACGCTGGTGACCCTGCACCCGCTGCCGACCCACGGCGGCTTCATGGACAGTCACGTCTTCAAGAAGGCGTCCTACCGGCTGCCGGCACTGGCCGATCTCGCCGTGCTGCGCTTCAACCTGCGTGGGGTGAGCTCGCCGCGCGGGACGTCCGAGGGCAGCTTCGACGGCGGCGACGCCGAGCGCTATGACGTGGCGGCCGCCATCGAGTATGCCGAGTTCGCCGACGCACCGGCGCTGCCGCGCAAATGGCTGGTCGGCTGGTCGTTCGGCACCGACCTGGCGCTGATGTACGGCAACGACCCGTCGATCGAGGGGCTGATCCTGCTGTCGCCGCCGCTGCGCTTCTCGCAGCCGGAGCACCTGGCCACCTGGGCGGAGGCGGGCAAACCGGTGGTCTGCCTGGTGCCGGAGTTCGACGACTACCTCCGGCCGGCCGAGGCGGCCGCGCGCTTCGCCGCGATCCCGCAGGCCCGGGTCGTCGGTGTCGACGGTGCCAAGCACCTCTGGGTGGGGGAGCACTACGTGCGCCGCGTGCTGGACGAGATCGTGCGCACGGTCGCTCCCGAGGTCGCCACGCCGCTGCCGACCGAGGTGCCGGCCGGGCTGGTGGTGAGTGCGAGCAGTTGACCAAGAGAAGCCCCGACAACGTTCGACAAAAGACAGTCGTCTCAGCCAAATGACCAGTTTGGACTAGACGACCGACCATGACATCCGTATGGTCACTGGTTGCCGATTCAACCGAATCGGCAATCGTTTCGACTACGGGTGGGGAAAACACATGGTCAATCAGTCCAGTCAGTCGCGTCGGTCCGGGCGGGACGCGGTCACGCGACGCACCGTCGCCAAGGGTGCGGCGTGGTCCGTGCCGGTCGTCGCCCTCGCCGCGGGAGCGCCCGCGGCCAGCGCGTCGCCCGCGACGTGCGACGTCACGCTGAGCGTGCCGGGCGGTGCGAAGGTGCCGCCGGAGATGACGGTCGGCATGGACGTGACGGTGGTGAACAACAGCGGCACCGAACAGACCGTGACGATCCTGTCGATCACCGGGCCGAACAGCGGTGTCTGGGGCCCGACGGACCCCTCGACCTTCCCGGCCTCGCCGGGGACGTCGACGGTGACCCTGAACGTCTCGCGGTCCAACAACGCCAACGGCGACGCGACGATCACCTACGAGGTGTGCGGTCAGACCAAGACCGCCACGTTCTACGTCTCGATCTGATCGCCTGCGGCCCCAGGCGAGTTGGTCGGGCCCGCTCAGCGGGCGGGCTCGACCAACTCCACCAGCACCCCGCCGGCGTCCTTCGGGTGCACGAAGTTGATCCTGCTCCCGGCGGTGCCGCGCCGCGGCTCGTCATACAGCAGCCGCAGGCCGCGCTCGCGCAGCGCGGCACTGACCTCCTCGACCGACCGCACCCGGTAGGCCAGCTGCTGCAGCCCGGGGCCCGAACGGTCGAGGAACTTGGCGATCGTCGACTCCGGCGAGAGCGGGGCGAGGATCTGCAGTGCCGCGCCCGGCTCCGCGCCCGGCGCGACCATCGCCTCCCGCACGCCCTGATCCTCGTTGGTCTCCTCGTGGGTCACCGTCATACCGAGCACGCCGGTGTAGAAGGCGATGGCTGCGTCGTAGTCGGGCACCGCGATGCCGACGTGGTCGATGCTCTCGAACAGGTGCGAGGGAAGGGCGCTCATGGGGACAGCCTAAAATGAGACGCATGACACAGCCTGACGCCTCTGCCGACCGCACCCCCGTCCTCGTCGCCGGAGCCCGCACGCCCATGGGCAAGCTGCAGGGCTCGCTCGCCGGCTTCAGCGGTGCCGACCTCGGCGGCTTCGCGATCAAGGGCGCGCTCGACAAGGCCGGCGTCCCGGCCGACCAGGTGCAGTACGTCATCATGGGCCAGGTCCTCACCGCGGGCGCCGGGCAGATGCCGGCCCGCCAGGCCGCCGAGAAGGCCGGCATCCCGATGACCGTCCCGTCCCTCACGATCAACAAGGTCTGCTTGTCCGGTGTCGACGCAATTGCGTTGGCAGCACAGCTGATTCGCGCAGGCGAGTTCGACGTCGTGGTCGCCGGCGGCCAGGAGTCGATGAGCGCGGCGCCGCACTACCTGCCGGGCAGCCGCGGCGGATACAAGTACGGCGACGTCACGATGAAGGACCACATGGCGCACGACGGCCTGTGGGACGCCTTCACCGACCAGCCGATGGGCGCGCTCACCGAGCAGGCCAACGTCGGCGACCGCGCGGTGACCCGCGAGGAGCAGGACGCCTTCGGCGCCCGCAGCCACCAGCTCGCCGCCCGCGCGTGGAAGGACGGCATTTTCGATGACGAGGTCGTCACGGTCGAGATCCCGCAGCGCAAGGGTGACCCGATCGAGTTCCGCGCCGACGAGGGCATCCGTCCCGAGACCACTGCCGAGGGCCTGGCCGCGCTCCGGCCTGCCTTCGCCAAGGACGGCACGATCACCGCCGGCTCCAGCTCGCCGATCTCGGACGGCGCCGCCGCCGTCGTGGTGATGAGCAAGGCCAAGGCCGACGAGCTGGGTCTGCCGTGGCTGGCCGAGATCGGCGCGCACGGCGTCGTCGCCGGTCCCGACTCGAGCCTGCAGTCGCAGCCGGCCAACGCCATCGTCGCCGCGTGCGACAAGGAGGGCATCAAGCCCGCCGACCTCAACCTGATCGAGATCAACGAGGCGTTCGCGGCGGTCGGCATCGTGTCGACCCGCGAGCTCGGCGTCGACCCCGAGATCGTCAACGTCAACGGCGGCGCGATCGCCATGGGCCACCCGATCGGTATGTCGGGGGCCCGCATCACCCTGCACCTCGCGCTCGAGCTGGCCCGCCGCGGCGGCGGTGTCGGCGCTGCCGCACTGTGCGGTGGCGGCGGCCAGGGCGACGCGCTCATCGTGCGGGTGCCGCAGCGGGTCGAGCTGGACAGCGAGACCTCGCTGTCCGGTCAGTCCTGAGGGTCGCCCTGAGCAGGATGTCGCGGCGCCAGCCCGACGTGCCGGCGCTCGTCGAAGCCGCCCGAGCCGGTCAGCCGCGCGCCGTCGCGCGACTGATCACGCTGGTCGAGAACGCCGATCCGGCGTTGCGCGAGGTGATGGAGCGGCTTGCGCCATACACCGGGAATGCGCACATCATCGGCCTCACCGGCAGTCCCGGTGTCGGCAAGTCGACCACCACCAGCGCCCTCGTCGGCGCGATGCGGGCCCGCGGCCTGCGGGTGGGGGTGCTCGCGGTCGACCCGAGCTCGCCGTTCTCCGGCGGGGCGCTGCTCGGCGACCGCATCCGGCTGATCGACCACGCGCTCGACGACGGCGTCTACATGCGGTCGATGGCCAGTCGCGGTCACCTCGGCGGCCTGTCGTGGGCGACGCCGCAGGCGCTGCGCGTGCTCGATGCGGCCGGCTGCGACGTGATCTTCCTCGAGACCGTCGGGGTCGGGCAGAGCGAGGTCGAGGTGGCGGCGCTCGCCGACACCACGATGGTGCTGCTCGCGCCCGGCATGGGCGACGG is a genomic window containing:
- the mce gene encoding methylmalonyl-CoA epimerase, with the translated sequence MSALPSHLFESIDHVGIAVPDYDAAIAFYTGVLGMTVTHEETNEDQGVREAMVAPGAEPGAALQILAPLSPESTIAKFLDRSGPGLQQLAYRVRSVEEVSAALRERGLRLLYDEPRRGTAGSRINFVHPKDAGGVLVELVEPAR
- the meaB gene encoding methylmalonyl Co-A mutase-associated GTPase MeaB, translating into MSRRQPDVPALVEAARAGQPRAVARLITLVENADPALREVMERLAPYTGNAHIIGLTGSPGVGKSTTTSALVGAMRARGLRVGVLAVDPSSPFSGGALLGDRIRLIDHALDDGVYMRSMASRGHLGGLSWATPQALRVLDAAGCDVIFLETVGVGQSEVEVAALADTTMVLLAPGMGDGIQAAKAGILEIGDVFVVNKADRDGVDVTMRDIRGMISLGERKEAGQWRPPVEKLVAEKGDGLADVVAALDKHWEWLQETGTLQQRRERRAAEEIEAIAVRTLRMRMGTLDGAGDLAALAEAVVAGEQDPYTAADRIVEHL
- a CDS encoding 3-hydroxybutyryl-CoA dehydrogenase, producing the protein MVSDISTVGVIGLGTMGAGIVEVFAKAGKRVYAVDNTPELAERGKGFVTKSLDRAVAKGKLEQSARDETLGRITFTSDLQDLADADLVIEAVPERMEIKNAIFGTLDGIVRPDAILASNTSSLSLTAIAAATEHPERVVGMHFFNPAPVLALVEVIRTVLVDPAVVDQVRELAIQLGKKPVVVGDRAGFVANALLIPYLARAIRLYETGKVSREDLDNAARVGIGLPMGPLTLSDLVGLDVVKEVCDVMYDATKRPSDAPPALLQQLVLAGRLGRKTGQGFYDYGEQAAEEQAPQASPFTKAAVVGTGEVATAFADALRKAGAEVTVVDDPEADVEGLKGMPLVLLTGGDEADCDECNAGACLVADDDADASDCACCGGAAPGNWFPEVAEVLDASTVVLAVDEASELALEGGLEEGVTVLPVRLHQETKGGQVAEIGVPLDATADQVTQVRATFEAAGLVPVVGPARPGLVVDALLFQHLNDAVAMVDAGYATPQDVDTAMTAGCGYPTGLFAILDQLGAVPVAEGLAEQSAIEPVAAPDPLLLEHAAAGRPFLA
- a CDS encoding DUF2550 family protein codes for the protein MAATIDWIGVGLACLVLLVVLVLAGMVLRRRLIARGEPMALVALARGEDGWKLGMTRLTTHDVQWFALVGLGLRPRWVWVRGDLDLGSPEPVAGNRPIAIVDPVQVDCQAGGRSFRIAVARGDYTALRSWSESAPPGRGVNVA
- a CDS encoding cob(I)yrinic acid a,c-diamide adenosyltransferase translates to MVILSRIYTRTGDAGTTALGDFSRTSKNDPRLVAYADTDEANSTIGVAIASGDLRDDLAATLTRVQNELFDVGADLCTPLVEDPEHPPLRVKQPWIDDLEADCDRLGDEVETLRSFILPGGTIGAAQLHVARTVARRAERAAWAAVETYGDAPAPAGSERGQGGVNPLTATYLNRLSDLLFLAARVANLPRGGDVLWQPGGGRESGPDAHESPTGD
- a CDS encoding acetyl-CoA C-acetyltransferase encodes the protein MTQPDASADRTPVLVAGARTPMGKLQGSLAGFSGADLGGFAIKGALDKAGVPADQVQYVIMGQVLTAGAGQMPARQAAEKAGIPMTVPSLTINKVCLSGVDAIALAAQLIRAGEFDVVVAGGQESMSAAPHYLPGSRGGYKYGDVTMKDHMAHDGLWDAFTDQPMGALTEQANVGDRAVTREEQDAFGARSHQLAARAWKDGIFDDEVVTVEIPQRKGDPIEFRADEGIRPETTAEGLAALRPAFAKDGTITAGSSSPISDGAAAVVVMSKAKADELGLPWLAEIGAHGVVAGPDSSLQSQPANAIVAACDKEGIKPADLNLIEINEAFAAVGIVSTRELGVDPEIVNVNGGAIAMGHPIGMSGARITLHLALELARRGGGVGAAALCGGGGQGDALIVRVPQRVELDSETSLSGQS
- a CDS encoding STAS domain-containing protein — encoded protein: MARSGDREPNSTTIEVLRPGNELAVHGALDVHSVADVRNALSRAIDDGAGDLVLHLGGAEIGDATGLGVIVGAHHRAMRAGRKLVLADGSARLERLMRATKLSRVIPLGRTSLSTPATLPA
- the nucS gene encoding endonuclease NucS is translated as MRVVIARCSVDYVGRLTAHLPLATRLLMVKADGSVLIHSDGGSYKPLNWMSPPCSMAQLDPTDDEREEGVVAVWSVQHAKSEDRLHVRIHEIQHDSSHDLGVDPGLVKDGVEAQLQALLAEHIHTLGDGYSMIRREYMTAIGPVDIMCRDSSGATVAVEIKRRGDIDGVEQLTRYLELLNRDPHLAPVTGVFAAQLIKPQARVLAEDRGIRCVTLDYEALKGMDDAEARLF
- a CDS encoding alpha/beta hydrolase, translated to MDELVEIRANTLLSADRREIDLETADGLGLVGELAVPADRPPRATLVTLHPLPTHGGFMDSHVFKKASYRLPALADLAVLRFNLRGVSSPRGTSEGSFDGGDAERYDVAAAIEYAEFADAPALPRKWLVGWSFGTDLALMYGNDPSIEGLILLSPPLRFSQPEHLATWAEAGKPVVCLVPEFDDYLRPAEAAARFAAIPQARVVGVDGAKHLWVGEHYVRRVLDEIVRTVAPEVATPLPTEVPAGLVVSASS
- a CDS encoding gamma-glutamyltransferase — protein: MTRAAIAAPNALAAQAGLDVVALGGTAVDAAIAAQAVTYVTEPGIVSALGGAFVNVWPAGGAPEVVDGNCEMPGRDATPDRFGQGLRQIDLDYGGGITVFAGAGSAATPGSFAAYELARTRFGKASWADILAPAIDAARRGFRVGQAAGSYLQLVGAELYGFDPVTRAQHFDGGRPVGPGTLLTNDDLARSMEIVAAEGVSALYTGDLGRTIADHVSAEGGLIGRADLSAYEAVCRPASRATVGDWDVALNPPPSIGGPVLTAMLRLISERGHDPKTLIEIQRQVLSYRAAHLDLAHDLRIAGNELLLALETTGLESLPTSTDTAHVSVVDGDGTACAITTSAGYSSGVTVPGTGLVLNNCLGEPELNRLGLHALPPGTRLASNMAPTTARSSAGVTLAIGSPGADRITTALSQVIARYCLTGADLQAAIDAPRLHVQRKGDDVQVDHEPDAAITAAIRELGYRDVEHPPLAMYFGGVGAAYRTAQGDLAAAGDPRRAAATAVS
- a CDS encoding F0F1 ATP synthase subunit epsilon, producing MSLNVEIVAPDRKVWSGEAKQLSARTVEGEIGILPGHSPMLAVLGNGEVHIDPIDGKRSTITIDGGFISVDKDQVRLVAERVDATALTA